The genomic stretch ccaaacattcaagggtatgtaaacttttgatcaggaccatttgggtgatttctgttatcattatgatttaaaaaggagccaaacaactatgtgatgataaatggcttcatatgatcactatccttaaataaaagacagtttttttgcatgatcagtcatattttcaaaatcaatgccaaaatttcacaatttctgccagggtatgcaaacttttgagcacaactgcatatattgatatcattaaaaaaaattgtggaggTCAACGATAGTGGATTTTGGCAATACCGATACGATAACGAAGGCAGTGGAAATGCTTATAACCGATTAAATGGCTGTTAcatttaaaatcgatttatagaatgttaaaaaaacttAATCTTAATCTTCCCTTACTATGACAGACACAGACatggaggctacaagagtccaaaattaataaaaccccagatgcagtttattgtgcatttcactaaaagaagtttgaaattaaaaatataaaacaatagacaATACTTTGAAAATGAAGAGAACAATGTATttgaacactttctggttgtcagactTAGTGGAAAATGTCCAAAGTTAATGTTATGATCAAAACCTGTGCTTACTCTGCTAGGACTCCTTATTTTGGGactgttattttgaaatgacggagacttggctccgttacagtgctctatatttaagtatttatcaaatgaagctttttatagcctatttaTTAACCAGattaaggatatatatatatatatatatatatatatatatatatacacgtatgtatatatacacatatatatatatatatatatacgtatatttacatgtatttgaTCAGAttaggttttttattattattcacaagatatgaagttggaaacGTGACGTATGACAGGGCACAATTCCATATAGTCAAATGTTTCCTCTCAGTTCTTTGGTTCAGTTTAGAACACTTCATTTTTATCTAATCAAAACAttcacatttgcattgaagtgaggataaaaatatgaattaatgttGTCAATCAGTTGATATAGCTGTACAATCCTCCTGTACCGgccacagaggaataaaaaaaaacttgctggcaactatcggcatagatttttgccgataaccgaagttccaaaaagcaactatcggcactgattaatctgtaaaaccgatatatcggtctacctgtaATGACCACCACTGTGTAGTAACGCTATGtgaaagcaataagccactcatgGCTGTGCTCTACAGTGATTCTACCATGGGTAATGGGTGTTCTTAAGCATGAGACAAAGCCTTAACTggtgtaaaatcactgtaatgctcAGCCTTGAGTGACTTTTTGGTTTTATCATATTGTTGTTGCCGTTGTTTAATAAAAGGCAACATATGTTCAATAAATCGCTACATGAATTAATAGTAATAAtcggaataaacaattcttcatGCAAAGTAGTGTTGTTCATTAGCCTAATAGTAGGCAATGTACAGTGGCTGAGCAATATACAGTAGCAACTTGGCACATTCATTTACAGTATAATGTGTAGTCAGAGATGTGCATTTGCTGGGATTTTACAATGACTTTAAACATAACTCGTCCTTTTACCCCCAACCAGATGAATCACCCCTTCTTCTGCTCCATCACTGCTCCGGGACTTCAGAATTTACAAATTGAGCACtggatatgacccctttaaactagTTTATTAAATCAGGAGCCACATGTGGATTATTTACTGGCCCCAAGCAGCTCAATTATTGCCCTTTATTTTATCAGATACCATCAGCTTTTGAACGAAGAGAACGAGTGTTCTCTTTTGAAAGTGTGGCATTGGACCTTTTAAGTCGTGCCGAAACAGATCTTTTGAGTACTTGGAATTATGCACATttgtgtatcttttttttttttttttttttgcttccatTCTCTGGTTGGATTCTTGTATCATCTCTCACTCATCCTATCTTCATCCCTCTCTCTTGcgtgtcactgtgtgtgtgtagtctcTTGCCATGTGTAGCTCATTAAATCTGTTTATACTTCTTGTGGTGACCCAACAAAAGCAACTtgtgctctgtgtgtgtctgtgtgcatttgtgaagTGTGTATGTTTTCAGTAGAGTTCATCTGCTTTTATACTTCATACAATGTCAGGCCCAAGTGAAACTAAACAAGAGCTTCGGCATTATTGactctgtgtttttgtgttgttgttattGCTTGGGAATGGATTGATTCAGAGCAAATTATTTGCATAGATGTTGGGTAGTCTGTATCAATGTCTCAGTATTTGATGACATTGGTATATACTGTAGCATCAGCAGTGTGTTATCAGAGAAAATAGTTTTaactagatcagtggttctcaactggttttggtTCAGGACCCCAGTtctacattggacatcaagtgaagacccaacacagtactgaaattatttattgtacaaaatgtaacaataatgtcCAACAATATCCAACATTATTAAGATCATGTAGGCTGAACAGGACAATTGACaatattgtaaattattttaaatgtctcctgaatttcaatggtttcatgctctcagcTGGCAAAAAGGAAATTtagtcaaatctttttttttaccttgcatagttttgttcatggattTTGAGGATGAGAGCATGCCATGCAAAATGTCTATGTTGGCATTTGCATTTAgtattgttttttccctgctatTTTGCACCACAACAGACCAGTACCATAAAACCACTGCACTAGATAATGTTAGTTGGCTCTACTCTTTCCTAGGATGCAAAATACCTATTCCGGTTGTACATGGCTCTCAAACAGTACCGAGAGGCAGGGAGAACTGCTATTATAATCACCAGGGAGGAGTAGACTGCAGGTCTGATTTTAGCTTTCCAGTCCTATTTGTTCAGTTATCCATGTACTATAtgtgttttaattaatgtatATGTGAATTCTTTGTTGCAGGAAACTACAGAAATGCCCATGATGTTTTGTTCAGCATGTACTCTGAGCTTCAAACACAGCAGATTAAGATCCCAGCAGAGATGGCCACAAACCTGATGATCCTGCACAGCTACATACTGGTGAATGTAGGAAGCACTTTTACCTAGACATGCCATTATGAGGTATACACTTGACCATATTTAAGATGATGCTTTTTCTTTGTGTTTCTCATGAGCAGACCCACataaaatgtgcatgtttttcacattttttgcacTGATTGAGAGGATTTCTGTAGAGTGCCTTTAAATATGGTGAAACATGTTGAACTTAGCTGAGAGTACACACTCTATTTATAGATGAATCAGGTTAGTCCAAAATATtccaattattcattattttaatatttaatttaattaccctttatttaaacaacatttatttatatttcatattttttatatttacagtggcccccaaaagtacTTTTCTaagctacatttaaaaatgtataaatcctATTCCATTGGATgcaaaaaataaagggaaaatttacatttattataaaaatgttagCACAGGtgcattttttaagcaaaacatttcactaaaagaagtttgaaattaaaaaataaaacaatagacagTACTTTGAAAATGAAGAGAACAATGTTcactgctaggacacctgtgtgaaattaAGGGCAAGCAGCTTCATAAATCAACCAAAAATGACCTCAGGACCAGCTGgtgaaagtaattgcaaaaatggctcagaaaactTTAGTTCTAAGAAAATATCTGATGTAATTTGTTTGCAGTATGATATTTATTATCTAATTCAATGAAATTGATATGTCCTTTTTTCAGGCTGCTGTATAtttataatgcacattttaatcAGGAAAActgaataaacaaacatgcaaggggcAGAGGATGCATAGAATTCTGAAAACGTcagatatttttgttttatgtgtgGAAATATTTTCAGTGCAGTTTCCGTGTGGGCAGAATTCACTGTGCGGTCAAGGTTtagatggtgtgtgtgttttttttttttttatttgtatgtatttttcagATCCATGTTAAAAGAGGAGTTAATTTAAAGGGGGCACGAATGCTTATCCGTGTGTCCAACAACATCAGCAAATTCCCGTTCCGTGAGCCTCTCTATacacgtgcacacacaaacacacacacactcctattTTCAGAGCTGTTATAACTGTCAGATCCACCTCTAATGTAGCATaaatctctctctcgctctctctctcaaatcCAAATTCAAataagctttattggcatgaccatatacaatgtacaatgttgccaaagcattgagtaataaacatattacaaacataaaacaaaaaacatgtatatacaataaaaacaaatgacaaagtaaaataCAGAAAGCAATGAGaaagggaagaaaaaagaaaaaatagcagTCTCAATAGAGCTCTAATATCATGAGTGGTCAGCCTCTCTCCCTCATATGATGACAGGAGGACACATACTGCGCTACATACatactcacactctctctctctctctctctctctctctctctctccctttttctcgctctctctcgatATCTATCTCTCtgattgtgtatgtttgtgtgtttatggcCTACAGACATTGTTCCCATCCTCACTTCAGCAGTTATTGAATGCCATCATGCTGGACTGAGGTACTCTGCCTTCAGTTTTGCCTCTATGCTGatgagaccagaatatcataacaAGATTGATGTCAAATACAAGAGAAAGATTGAGGCCATGGTTCAGTAAGACACTCAGTATCTCTTCCCCCTTCTGTATTCTTCTTTCCTTATTCTTCCTGTCTATTTTTGCAAAAATCTGTCTTGTTCATTAGTTCATCATTTTAACCAACTATAAACAGGTTCATCTGTGTCTTGTACTAATAGGAGACATTATGTAAACTTCTTCAAcatatttatttgcttttatatTATTCTTCAGTGAGGTATTTTATTAGGGCTTTCAAAATGTATGTGTTACAGTACAGTAtaagcaattaaaaaaacattacttttttaaacaaagttaacacatttatttaattagacaTACTAAATGGTTTATTCTGTTCTGTATGATTGCAAAAGATTAGTCAGAACCCATGAGTGAGACACACTGTCATTTGTACACACATTAATGAGAAGACCAACAGTGAACAGTCGGCCAGTGGACAAAACAACTTTACACATGCAAGTCCATAAAGTGTGGGGAAGTTGTTATATTGCACATTTTCAGTGTTTGCATTTTCCATCTTTGATGCAGTttgaaaaaaatagatttttttgtgtgtgtatgagtaatATGAATAAAGAGCACTGCTGCAGAAATATACCTGTCCAGTGTCTAGTTTTTACATATGCAGTGTTACTActgaaatcataatttgtgcatattttttcttttttttaaaaggaacaGAATGCGTcaacaaaaaaagataaataaatattttaattgaatataaaaaatgttatatgaatatttttttatctataaaCTGCTTTAAGTGTGAAATGCCTctgctattcttttttttttttttttttcagggtgatcccaaagttttttttcttccatcAGTCGTCCAGATACCCCTGAGGTCAAAGAGGAAAGTTCGACCTGTCCCTACTGTGGCTTCAGCCTGCCTGTCTGTGAGCTGTTCTGTCCCAGCTGCAAAAACAATCTTCCCTACTGTATTGCAAGAGTGAGTACAAAAACAACTTAATACATCGCATCACTGCGCTGTAAACACAGGCAGCTCTTGCTCAGTGGAAACAACCTGCAGCTTTAGTTCTACAGTGCACCTCTTCCTCTGCCTGAATACCAGGCCCTGTTAAAACTACCTTTCTAGGTGCTATATTTCATTCTCGGCTCACTTTTGACTGTAATGAGAGTAATGACaatgaacttgacttgacctCTTTGTGTGTATACACAGACATGCACAGTTACGCAGTCTGTCTGACTGATGTGTGTGTCATCCTTTGCAGGGTTGTCACTTGGTCAAGGATGACTGGTGTGTCTGCCCACACTGATTTCCTGGCTCTCTACTTGGAGTTCACACAGTGAGTCTCATTCATCCATGTGTCCATCCATGCATTCATCTGCCTACCCACCCACCCATCCCACCTATCTAttcaccagggtcagaaattaaccagctaCTTTCAAAAATGATATTacaaaaatgcattattaaagtagtaaacatatttacatttgacccttttatttaaacaatatttatatttattacaatttatattttctatatgcagtggctccaaaaatatttggacacttcagccacacttaacagtatgaatgtcattatataaattataatgtgcattatgTAACACAATATCAAACTATGTGGTATTAAGAAAAAAAGAACAGCACAAGGACACTTTtcgaaaaaaatatatttagcaaatatgttttagttgtttttaattctaaaacaataaatatacagtattgttcaaaattaaggcaaaggtattaggacaaaaatgttaGATATGTTAgtgaaacatgtccatagttaatgtgattaaGTACACCTGTGATAGTGTGATTACTCTGCGAAGGGATCTGTGTGAATGTAAGGGGGAATTGACttcataaaactaaataaaaataaaaggtcaCTAAAACGACCTTGAGAGCAGTTGATTAAATGTAGTGAATTCCTctgttttttatgttatttaacattttagattatttatatatatttttttgttcaaGGCCTATATAATTATAAAGGCAGACAAAGAAGGAGCATATTTTATCGCATCTCAGACGTAAAAATATACGTCACAGCAGTTGTTACAGAAGTGGTGTCATCATATGCAcaatctttataaaaaaaaaaagataaatcaatgTTGAAAACTGAACAAGATTGCATTTATTCTCCATTCTtcaagtgttaaagggatagttcacccaaaaatgaaaattcccacatcatttactcaccctcatgccatcccattactttttttttcttctgcttaacacaaattaagattaatAGAAGAATATCTACACTCTGTAGGTcatcacaatgcaggtgaatgggtaccaaaattctgaagcttcaaaaagcatattgtgatgaggaggagggcacgGCCGTGCTGTGACTACGCATGCtcggctaatcagccgaggagagtgaTGAATACAGTGGAAtgcagcagtttgggagagagagagccacatgcagctgcagtgtgtgagtttgtgtttatgttttgtgtttatgttttaatttctcattaaacattattttgatggttcgtccggttcccgcctcctcctttcccaaactTAACCCTTTGTTacacatataaaggcagcaaaaaatcaATCCCCTCTTTCGCTTTCCtttcattttcttctttgtttttggcaattcgcattctctgtgcatatcgccacatactAGGCAGAgaagaaaatttatagtaaaagggacttaaatattgatctgtaaaTCACTCACactgtcatattgcttctgaagatatttattTAACCATTGGAtgcttatggattaattttacactgcctttatatgcttttgggacATTCAGaattttggtaaccattcacttgcattgttaggacctacagagatgagatattcttctaaaaatcttatgccattccagaaagtcattcatatctggaatggcataagggtgagtaaatgatgagagaattttcatttttgggtgaactgtccctttaaatgtgcATGTCTCATCAGTTCAGGGACTGTAGTGCTTGTAAAAAGTGATAACATAAAGCGCCACCTAAACCTGCATACATGCATATATCAAGACTGTTTGGTTCTGTGTGTCAGAGTTCTTAATCtcgaacatcatcaaatcagtgtGTTATCCATTTaccaatgattatctgcacaagtatatGGCTCCTGCACATACTGACTACGttaacatggacaccagaaagtggttTATTACAAGAAAGCGGTTtatttgtttacatgcactgaataagcggtgtactctttactcctgtatacatacagctcggtcagtaagcagctttctccacagcaacgtaatttcccagCGATGCTTGTTTAAGAGAGATTCTGAGGaggactttgctattttattccctgttgctttgctttatttccagatattccagagttgtttgTAATGGTAACTTTCTATTacgacctgcagtggaattgtgtttccctcttacgtaaaactctggtATTCCCCCAGTGTACCAACGCATTTACGTGAAAGTGAGGGACCGTTGATATTTTACATTAGTGCATATAAATAGGTATAGTTTATATGTATGTGCTTTTCCAattgtactcccagaaatgttgatttttttttcactttgttgacTTTTGTTTGTGGGCTCCATCCTCTGACATTTGTTATCCGGCGCATTCCTCAAAAACCTGTTGGAatg from Myxocyprinus asiaticus isolate MX2 ecotype Aquarium Trade chromosome 7, UBuf_Myxa_2, whole genome shotgun sequence encodes the following:
- the wdr19 gene encoding LOW QUALITY PROTEIN: WD repeat-containing protein 19 (The sequence of the model RefSeq protein was modified relative to this genomic sequence to represent the inferred CDS: inserted 2 bases in 1 codon; substituted 1 base at 1 genomic stop codon); protein product: MEHLNIPEEAVCIVQETHPIEGAKMVASYMFMYTGSEATIEEYSTVFLGRKESSSGWKVLSEVWPALKHFLKCPTSDDILAIEMAIEMVGEAKDEALTNQLIDYLLGESDGMPKDAKYLFRLYMALKQYREAGRTAIIITREEXTAGNYRNAHDVLFSMYSELQTQQIKIPAEMATNLMILHSYILVNIHVKRGVNLKGARMLIRVSNNISKFPFHIVPILTSAVIECHHAGLRYSAFSFASMLMRPEYHNKIDVKYKRKIEAMVHRPDTPEVKEESSTCPYCGFSLPVCELFCPSCKNNLPYCIARGCHLVKDDWCVCPHXDFLALYLEFTQLLETESVCPMCSESLNVSEVKKVSDCSIYLQQDHSC